Proteins encoded by one window of Triticum urartu cultivar G1812 unplaced genomic scaffold, Tu2.1 TuUngrouped_contig_6279, whole genome shotgun sequence:
- the LOC125530381 gene encoding chaperone protein dnaJ 49-like: protein MEGNKDEALRSVKLAQTALASGDRQQADKFIRIAQRLDPSLPIVDLLTSTKKFDPLNLNGTACQDKTRRGHENLKTPKEFVGPSNVDKGYTEENVRVIRDIRKNKDYYAILGVEKTCSLEEIRKAYRRLSLKIHPDKNKAPGAEDAFKMLSKAFKCLGNDQSRKTYDQTGTLEGHEFNDQYSNVMRQRTARRRRQTRNGFYNYEEDLDPDEIFRSFFYGTRDNSFRGHNVYRTREAGRQEQQRREHPVQGGSFINLTVLMHLSVVLLFVLFAFIPVQQPQYALHKTYNFPISKVTDKHGVEYFVSKQDFDQQFPHGSPSRDNLEDHVFRDYKTMLGRNCRVELHRRKWANDYPTPHCDKLRSLDVA, encoded by the coding sequence ATGGAGGGGAACAAAGATGAGGCCTTGAGGTCTGTCAAGCTTGCACAGACTGCGCTAGCATCTGGAGATAGACAGCAAGCAGACAAATTTATCCGAATTGCCCAAAGATTGGATCCCAGCCTTCCAATTGTTGATTTGTTGACCTCAACCAAGAAGTTTGATCCCCTGAATCTGAATGGTACTGCTTGCCAGGACAAGACCAGAAGAGGCCATGAAAACCTAAAAACGCCAAAAGAATTTGTTGGTCCTTCTAATGTTGATAAAGGTTACACTGAGGAGAATGTTAGAGTTATCCGTGATATCAGGAAGAACAAAGACTACTATGCAATTCTTGGAGTGGAGAAGACTTGCTCCTTGGAGGAGATTAGGAAGGCCTACAGGAGGCTGTCACTGAAAATTCATCCTGACAAGAACAAAGCTCCTGGGGCAgaggatgcattcaagatgctcaGCAAGGCTTTCAAGTGCCTAGGCAATGATCAGTCACGGAAGACCTATGATCAGACAGGCACCCTTGAGGGGCATGAGTTTAACGACCAATATTCCAATGTCATGAGGCAGAGAACTGCTAGGCGAAGGAGGCAAACAAGAAATGGCTTCTATAATTATGAAGAAGATTTAGATCCAGATGAGATATTCAGGTCTTTCTTCTATGGTACTCGTGATAATTCATTCCGTGGTCACAATGTCTACAGAACAAGAGAAGCAGGTAGGCAGGAGCAACAGAGAAGGGAGCATCCTGTACAGGGTGGGTCGTTCATAAACTTAACAGTATTGATGCACCTGTCGGTCGTATTACTTTTTGTCTTGTTTGCATTCATTCCAGTGCAGCAGCCTCAATATGCCCTGCACAAGACATACAACTTCCCCATTTCAAAAGTCACTGATAAGCATGGGGTGGAGTACTTTGTCAGCAAACAAGATTTTGATCAGCAGTTTCCACATGGAAGTCCTTCTAGAGATAACCTCGAGGATCACGTTTTCAGAGATTATAAGACTATGCTAGGAAGAAACTGTCGTGTGGAACTCCATCGGCGTAAATGGGCCAATGACTACCCTACGCCTCACTGTGACAAGCTACGGAGCCTTGATGTGGCATAA